In Terriglobus sp. TAA 43, a single window of DNA contains:
- a CDS encoding M13 family metallopeptidase yields the protein MRFVACALLVCTLSLPAQQLRGVPVENLDRSVNPCNDFEAFAVGGWRKTHPMPERQATWAIRSVTQDDTWARLRTIAEDDMKKTSPKGSPAQLTGDFYGACMDDAAINSAGLKPLEPMLHAVDSIRDVKALNAAMVTMAAMGMDAPVGEGATQDSHDTTKMIAEIQIGGLGMPDRDYYLRDEARFKHVREEYMEYMKKMYALAGENAEQATTDSAAVMKIETALAQARMSRVELRDPKATDHPTTFAELKTLAPHYDWDADFKAKHIPTTGHMNVGQPKVVQAFDGLLTSVSLAEWKAYLRWHLLDGNAASLADNFEETSFAFRGTVLSGTKEQRPRWQRCVITTDRMLGEALGHEYVDRYLPPEAKARARTMAVNIVNELKLSIQTRDWMTAETKTKALEKVNALNIKIGYPDKWKTYEGVVVKRDTFLENVISARRYSVRDDLQQIGKPVDRGRWDMTPPTMNAYYNPLMNEVVVPAGYLQPPGFDPKGLDAINYGAVGVSIGHEISHGVDDEGAQYAADGRLLKWWTDADYKNFTERTACTTKQYDNYFVEPGLHLQGKLVTGESLGDLGGVNLAFRAYERSREGKGPEPTVDGLTPEQQFFLAEGQWRGALARPEMARTAVSTDPHPPGRYRVLGPLSNMPEFDKAFACKEGDAMVRPTAEQCSVW from the coding sequence ATGCGCTTTGTGGCTTGTGCGCTTCTGGTTTGTACGCTTTCGTTGCCTGCGCAGCAGTTGCGCGGTGTGCCAGTGGAGAATCTGGACCGCTCTGTGAACCCGTGCAATGACTTTGAGGCGTTTGCCGTGGGCGGATGGCGTAAGACGCATCCGATGCCGGAACGGCAGGCGACATGGGCGATTCGGAGCGTGACCCAGGACGATACGTGGGCGCGTCTGCGGACGATTGCGGAAGACGACATGAAAAAGACGTCGCCGAAGGGTTCGCCTGCTCAGCTAACCGGCGACTTCTACGGCGCGTGCATGGATGATGCGGCCATTAACAGCGCGGGGCTAAAGCCGCTGGAGCCGATGCTGCACGCCGTGGACAGCATTCGCGACGTGAAGGCACTGAATGCAGCCATGGTGACGATGGCTGCGATGGGGATGGATGCGCCTGTGGGTGAGGGTGCGACGCAGGACTCGCATGACACCACGAAGATGATTGCGGAGATACAGATTGGCGGACTGGGGATGCCGGACCGCGATTACTACCTACGCGATGAAGCCCGATTCAAACATGTGCGCGAAGAGTACATGGAGTACATGAAGAAGATGTACGCGCTGGCGGGTGAAAACGCTGAACAGGCCACGACTGACTCCGCTGCTGTAATGAAGATTGAAACAGCATTGGCGCAGGCGCGGATGAGCCGTGTGGAGTTGCGCGATCCGAAGGCGACAGACCATCCGACGACCTTTGCAGAGTTAAAGACACTGGCTCCGCACTATGACTGGGATGCAGACTTCAAGGCAAAACATATTCCAACGACGGGCCACATGAATGTGGGGCAACCGAAGGTGGTGCAGGCGTTTGATGGGCTGCTGACTTCCGTGTCGTTGGCGGAGTGGAAGGCGTACCTGCGGTGGCATCTGCTGGATGGCAATGCGGCTTCATTAGCGGACAACTTTGAAGAAACGTCGTTTGCGTTTCGCGGCACAGTATTGAGTGGCACGAAGGAACAACGCCCACGGTGGCAGCGCTGCGTGATCACAACGGACCGCATGCTGGGCGAGGCGCTGGGCCACGAGTACGTGGACCGCTACCTGCCACCCGAAGCAAAGGCTCGTGCGCGCACCATGGCCGTGAACATTGTGAATGAGTTAAAGCTGTCCATCCAGACACGTGACTGGATGACTGCGGAGACAAAGACGAAGGCGCTGGAGAAGGTGAATGCGCTGAACATCAAGATTGGCTATCCAGACAAATGGAAGACATACGAAGGTGTGGTGGTGAAGCGCGACACGTTTCTGGAGAACGTCATCAGCGCGCGCCGGTACTCGGTGCGTGATGATCTGCAGCAGATTGGCAAGCCAGTGGATCGTGGTCGCTGGGACATGACGCCGCCCACAATGAATGCGTATTACAACCCGCTGATGAACGAGGTGGTGGTGCCTGCGGGATATCTGCAGCCGCCGGGCTTTGATCCGAAGGGACTGGATGCCATTAATTATGGCGCGGTGGGTGTGAGCATTGGCCATGAGATAAGCCACGGTGTGGATGATGAGGGCGCACAGTATGCTGCAGATGGTCGGCTGCTGAAGTGGTGGACGGATGCCGACTATAAGAACTTCACGGAGCGCACAGCATGCACCACGAAGCAGTATGACAACTACTTTGTGGAGCCGGGACTACACCTGCAGGGCAAGCTGGTGACAGGTGAATCACTGGGTGATCTGGGTGGCGTGAATCTTGCATTCCGCGCATACGAGCGATCGCGTGAGGGCAAAGGACCAGAGCCAACGGTGGACGGATTGACACCGGAACAACAGTTCTTCCTGGCGGAAGGACAGTGGCGTGGCGCATTGGCACGCCCGGAGATGGCACGCACTGCAGTGTCCACTGATCCGCATCCGCCGGGGCGCTATCGTGTGCTGGGCCCGCTGAGCAATATGCCCGAGTTTGATAAGGCGTTTGCGTGCAAGGAAGGCGATGCGATGGTACGGCCAACAGCGGAGCAATGCTCTGTTTGGTAA
- the gyrA gene encoding DNA gyrase subunit A has protein sequence MADDQNQLPLGSNGGNNPEENAKTPDTAPAGSGGDGGNTPTGPGAAFMIPINIEEEMRRSYLDYSMSVIIGRALPDVRDGLKPVHRRILYAMQEMGLQSNKKYTKCAKVVGHAMGNYHPHGDSAIYDAMVRLAQPFSMRYPLVDGQGNFGSVDGDPPAAMRYTEARMMKITGEMLADIDMDTVDFTPNYDESTLEPTVLPARFPNLIVNGSSGIAVGMATNIPPHNLTEIINATISLVNSTGLSRDEELDLVMQTVQGPDFPTGGFIFGKRNIRESYRTGRGRFLMRAKCSTEELKGGRESIIVSEIPYQVNKNNLIKRIAELVTDKIIDDISDVRDESDRDGMRIVIELKRGAQPEIVLNQLYKNTSMQESFSMIFLAVHNGQPRELPLPDAIRAFIEHRIDVVRRRTAFLLGKAREREHTLLGLQIALDHLDTVIRIIRNSSNRADARENLFAYFSGRNINLRGTELQGITLDPAKYGIDSALLPAAPAGSALSGTLILSYRQIDAILELQLYRLTQLSIDELLNELAKVRENIAYYESILASEKKLRKVIVAELEEVRDKYGDVRRTQIVDETAELQLEDLIADEQVAVTVSHSGYLKRTPISTYRQQRRGGTGRLGMKTREEDFVASLIVDSTHAYLLFFTNTGRVFWMKIYEIPDVGAAGKGKHMASMLALQPGEKIVNYLAVRNLKEEGKYVFFATRDGIVKKTPLTDFSNVMARGIIAINIDKEDELIGVRITSGDDVVFLATREGMAIRFEEKYDPEKSGGLRPMGRNAGGNKGITLKKGDYVIGVAVTPSEDSRNRKRLELAARFDTANPVKPGKPTMADQVKSAIDELQKAKGSVPLELEGDPNENVVEAAAPEEHAARLEALDKEIGITPCLILTVSENGFGKRTDVDAYRLQSRGGKGVINMRTTPKIGKVSSIQLVDETTELMVISQFGKIIRIDTKSIRAAGRATMGVKLLDLDDADKVAAAVTIPNEEKNEEEKPLVQ, from the coding sequence ATGGCAGACGATCAGAACCAGCTTCCCCTCGGCTCAAACGGCGGTAACAACCCCGAAGAAAACGCGAAGACGCCAGACACCGCACCAGCAGGTTCAGGAGGCGACGGCGGCAACACGCCCACCGGCCCCGGCGCAGCGTTCATGATCCCCATCAACATTGAAGAAGAGATGCGGCGGTCGTATCTCGACTACTCCATGTCCGTCATCATCGGCCGTGCTCTCCCTGACGTCCGCGACGGCCTCAAGCCCGTGCATCGCCGCATCCTGTACGCAATGCAGGAGATGGGCCTCCAGTCCAACAAGAAGTACACCAAGTGCGCCAAGGTCGTCGGCCACGCCATGGGTAATTACCATCCCCACGGCGACTCCGCCATCTACGACGCCATGGTCCGCCTCGCCCAGCCCTTCTCCATGCGCTATCCGCTGGTCGACGGCCAGGGCAACTTCGGCTCCGTCGACGGCGATCCGCCAGCCGCCATGCGTTACACCGAAGCCCGCATGATGAAGATCACCGGCGAAATGCTCGCCGACATCGACATGGACACCGTCGACTTCACCCCGAACTACGACGAATCCACGCTCGAGCCCACGGTCCTCCCCGCGCGCTTCCCGAACCTCATCGTCAACGGCAGCTCAGGTATCGCCGTCGGCATGGCGACCAACATCCCGCCGCACAACCTCACGGAGATCATCAACGCGACCATCAGCCTGGTGAACTCCACCGGCCTCAGCCGCGATGAAGAACTCGACCTCGTCATGCAGACGGTGCAGGGCCCCGATTTCCCCACCGGCGGCTTCATCTTCGGCAAGCGCAACATCCGCGAGTCCTACCGCACCGGCCGCGGCCGCTTCCTCATGCGCGCCAAGTGCTCCACCGAAGAGCTCAAGGGCGGTCGCGAATCCATCATCGTCAGCGAGATCCCGTACCAGGTCAACAAGAACAACCTCATCAAGCGCATCGCAGAGCTCGTCACCGACAAGATCATCGACGACATCTCCGACGTCCGCGACGAGTCTGACCGCGACGGCATGCGTATCGTCATCGAACTCAAGCGCGGCGCGCAGCCTGAGATCGTGCTCAATCAGCTCTACAAGAACACCTCCATGCAGGAGAGCTTCAGCATGATCTTCCTGGCCGTCCACAACGGCCAGCCCCGCGAGCTCCCGCTGCCCGACGCCATCCGTGCTTTCATCGAGCACCGTATCGACGTCGTCCGCCGCCGCACCGCCTTCCTCCTCGGCAAGGCCCGCGAGCGCGAACACACCTTGCTCGGCCTGCAGATCGCGCTTGACCACCTCGACACCGTCATCCGCATCATCCGCAACAGCAGCAACCGCGCCGACGCCCGCGAAAACCTCTTCGCATACTTCAGCGGTCGCAACATCAACCTCCGCGGCACCGAACTCCAGGGCATCACGCTCGACCCCGCCAAGTACGGCATCGACTCCGCTCTGCTTCCCGCTGCACCCGCAGGCTCCGCGCTCTCCGGCACGCTCATCCTCAGCTACCGCCAGATCGACGCCATCCTCGAACTGCAGCTCTACCGCCTCACCCAGCTCTCCATCGACGAGCTCCTCAACGAACTCGCCAAGGTCCGCGAAAACATCGCCTACTACGAGAGCATCCTGGCATCGGAAAAGAAGCTGCGCAAAGTCATCGTCGCCGAACTCGAAGAAGTCCGCGACAAGTACGGCGACGTACGCCGCACGCAGATCGTCGACGAAACCGCCGAACTGCAGCTCGAAGACCTCATCGCCGACGAGCAGGTCGCCGTCACCGTCTCGCACTCCGGCTACCTCAAGCGCACGCCCATCTCCACCTACCGCCAGCAGCGTCGCGGTGGGACTGGACGTTTGGGTATGAAGACCCGCGAAGAAGACTTCGTGGCCTCGCTCATCGTCGACAGCACACACGCCTACCTGCTCTTCTTCACCAACACCGGCCGCGTCTTCTGGATGAAGATTTATGAAATCCCAGACGTAGGCGCCGCAGGCAAGGGCAAGCACATGGCCTCCATGCTCGCGCTCCAGCCCGGCGAAAAAATCGTCAATTACCTCGCCGTGCGCAACCTCAAGGAAGAGGGCAAATACGTCTTCTTCGCCACGCGCGACGGCATCGTCAAAAAGACACCGCTCACTGACTTCAGCAACGTCATGGCCCGCGGCATCATCGCCATCAACATCGACAAGGAAGACGAACTCATCGGCGTCCGCATCACCTCAGGCGACGACGTGGTCTTCCTCGCCACCCGCGAAGGCATGGCCATCCGCTTTGAAGAAAAGTACGACCCTGAAAAGTCGGGCGGCCTCCGTCCCATGGGCCGTAACGCTGGCGGTAACAAGGGCATCACCCTCAAGAAGGGCGACTACGTCATCGGCGTCGCCGTCACACCGTCTGAGGACTCGCGCAACCGCAAGCGCCTCGAACTCGCCGCCCGCTTTGACACAGCCAACCCCGTCAAGCCCGGCAAGCCCACCATGGCAGACCAGGTGAAGTCCGCCATCGACGAGCTGCAAAAGGCCAAGGGCAGCGTCCCCCTCGAACTCGAAGGCGACCCAAACGAGAACGTGGTCGAAGCCGCCGCGCCAGAAGAACACGCAGCCCGCCTCGAAGCGCTCGACAAGGAAATCGGCATCACCCCCTGCCTCATCCTCACCGTCAGTGAGAATGGCTTCGGCAAGCGGACTGACGTCGATGCATACCGCCTCCAGTCACGCGGCGGCAAGGGCGTCATCAACATGCGCACCACGCCAAAGATCGGCAAGGTAAGCAGCATCCAGCTCGTCGATGAAACAACCGAACTCATGGTTATCAGCCAGTTCGGCAAGATCATCCGCATCGACACCAAGAGCATCCGCGCCGCAGGCCGAGCCACCATGGGCGTAAAGCTCCTCGACCTCGACGACGCAGACAAGGTAGCCGCAGCCGTAACCATCCCCAACGAAGAAAAGAACGAAGAAGAAAAACCGTTGGTGCAGTAA
- a CDS encoding DUF4435 domain-containing protein, producing the protein MPTTVLIPEPNSTSLISFDVDTSLVIVGANGAGKSRMGARIEEAQAHKVHRISAHKILSISDNLQLIPEDQARKLLIVGTQHVDLNQFATTGQLMQQRNFHRWQNDFGIGKPLDDFDVVISLLFASMRRRNALYVDKIKTYEEGGRIGELPELTKDASDVLLRIWKELLPSVNISLADDKITANNGSADYSGSKMSDGERVIFYLCAQTLIAVEGNILIVDEPELHVHKALTGRLWDLLEQARPDCQFIYLTQDLEFASTREASRTIWVKSFSGSAWDWQEIPPSEDFPKQLMLEVLGTRKAIRFIEGTQGSLDASLYRLLFPNDRIKPVGGCDDVSMLVRAANAEVLLSDKDITGIVDRDFRSEDEIAYLRDKKIAVLEVAEVENLYCVPEIVSFVCNKEYGGRADAAAKEQSALDVITSAFDSALIDQTAKHALQQIRNRMATFSASHRPTDATSMSSEVTTFVSALDVEAIFRTSRDLYNNAAHSSNLKEKLKLLNRKNLYKQIASNIGLSPELYIHKVQTYLREDQALKNAVASYVV; encoded by the coding sequence ATGCCAACCACTGTATTGATTCCAGAACCCAACAGCACCTCATTAATCTCGTTTGATGTCGACACATCCCTAGTTATTGTGGGAGCAAATGGCGCCGGCAAGAGCCGTATGGGAGCGCGCATAGAAGAGGCGCAGGCCCATAAGGTACATCGCATAAGTGCTCATAAGATTCTTAGCATTTCTGATAATTTGCAATTAATTCCGGAAGATCAGGCGAGAAAACTTCTAATCGTTGGGACACAGCATGTTGATCTGAACCAATTTGCAACTACAGGTCAACTCATGCAACAAAGAAATTTCCATCGCTGGCAAAATGATTTCGGAATCGGCAAACCCCTGGATGACTTCGACGTCGTTATAAGCCTACTTTTCGCATCGATGCGCCGTCGCAACGCGCTTTACGTGGATAAAATCAAAACCTATGAGGAAGGAGGGCGCATTGGTGAACTCCCCGAACTCACTAAAGACGCAAGCGATGTCCTTCTTCGAATCTGGAAGGAACTGCTTCCATCCGTAAATATTTCGCTGGCGGACGACAAGATTACGGCTAACAACGGCTCAGCAGATTATTCAGGGTCCAAGATGAGTGACGGGGAAAGAGTTATTTTCTACCTCTGTGCACAAACCCTAATCGCAGTAGAGGGCAATATCCTCATCGTGGATGAGCCAGAATTGCATGTCCACAAGGCGCTAACGGGTAGGCTTTGGGATCTCTTAGAGCAAGCAAGGCCCGATTGCCAATTCATATACCTCACTCAAGATCTCGAGTTTGCGAGCACAAGGGAGGCTTCGAGAACAATCTGGGTGAAGTCTTTTTCGGGTTCAGCTTGGGATTGGCAAGAGATACCACCCAGTGAGGATTTCCCAAAACAGTTAATGCTTGAAGTTCTTGGCACCCGTAAAGCGATTCGTTTCATTGAAGGCACGCAGGGAAGCCTGGATGCATCCTTATACCGCCTCCTATTTCCGAACGACAGGATAAAGCCCGTTGGAGGTTGCGACGATGTTTCGATGCTCGTCAGAGCAGCCAATGCAGAAGTTCTCTTGAGCGACAAAGACATAACAGGAATAGTTGACCGAGATTTTCGCTCGGAAGATGAAATTGCATATCTACGGGATAAGAAAATCGCAGTTCTTGAGGTCGCGGAAGTTGAGAACCTCTATTGCGTGCCAGAAATCGTAAGTTTCGTTTGTAACAAGGAGTATGGCGGCCGAGCCGACGCCGCAGCTAAGGAACAATCTGCGCTAGACGTCATAACATCTGCGTTCGACTCAGCTCTTATAGATCAGACTGCTAAGCATGCGTTGCAGCAAATTAGGAATCGGATGGCCACCTTCTCTGCATCCCATCGGCCGACCGACGCTACTTCGATGAGTTCCGAAGTGACAACATTTGTATCGGCACTTGATGTCGAAGCAATATTCCGGACTAGTCGTGATCTCTACAACAACGCCGCACATTCTTCGAATCTGAAGGAAAAGCTAAAGCTGCTAAATAGAAAAAACCTCTACAAACAAATAGCAAGCAACATCGGCTTGTCACCCGAACTATACATTCATAAAGTGCAGACCTATTTGCGTGAGGACCAAGCCTTAAAAAATGCTGTGGCGAGCTATGTAGTTTAG
- a CDS encoding mechanosensitive ion channel family protein, which yields MRLGIFHVWHGWFVPFFVFCAAVAFSNAFHWLVFRFVRKEEGKQNPRFSIGLGLQQHLGKPARAIFLITCLFFVLPFVPVPENVHAILREILALAMVCSLGWFAVGTVYVVQSILYRRYDVTLENNVDARRFRTQFQLLRRVIVAFIIVITIAACAYTFHDDRLWRAGTGLLASAGLASLVLASAAKSTVGNFLAGMQIALTQPIRIDDVVVVSGEWGRIEEINSAYVVIKIWDLRRLIVPLSWFIENSFANWTRESSEILGTAFLYLDYSVPVEPLRQKLSDIVHSAKQWDGKVVGLQVTDLREHTMELRCLVSSRNSSENFDLRCTVREEMMTFVRENYPDAFPTARFLARPKDQPSQFEIPAPTA from the coding sequence ATGCGCCTGGGAATCTTTCACGTCTGGCACGGTTGGTTCGTACCCTTCTTCGTCTTCTGCGCAGCGGTAGCGTTTTCCAACGCCTTCCACTGGCTTGTCTTCCGGTTCGTCCGTAAGGAGGAGGGCAAGCAGAACCCACGCTTCTCCATCGGTCTAGGACTGCAGCAGCACCTCGGTAAACCAGCGCGGGCCATCTTCCTCATCACCTGCCTGTTCTTCGTCCTCCCATTCGTCCCGGTTCCCGAGAACGTCCACGCCATCCTCCGCGAGATCCTCGCACTCGCCATGGTGTGCTCACTGGGCTGGTTCGCTGTCGGCACGGTCTACGTCGTGCAGAGCATCCTCTATCGCCGCTACGACGTCACGTTGGAGAACAACGTAGACGCACGCCGCTTCCGCACGCAGTTCCAGCTCCTCCGCCGAGTCATCGTCGCATTCATCATCGTCATCACCATCGCGGCCTGCGCGTACACCTTCCACGACGACCGTCTCTGGCGCGCCGGCACCGGTCTGTTGGCCTCAGCGGGGCTCGCCTCGTTGGTACTGGCAAGTGCCGCGAAGTCCACTGTGGGCAATTTTCTTGCGGGCATGCAGATCGCCTTGACACAACCCATCCGTATCGATGACGTGGTCGTCGTGTCAGGGGAGTGGGGCCGCATCGAAGAAATCAACTCCGCCTACGTCGTCATCAAGATCTGGGACTTGCGTCGACTTATCGTTCCACTCAGTTGGTTCATTGAGAACAGTTTCGCCAACTGGACACGTGAGTCATCAGAGATCCTCGGCACAGCCTTCCTCTATCTCGACTACTCCGTCCCAGTCGAACCACTACGCCAGAAGCTCAGCGACATCGTTCACTCCGCGAAGCAATGGGATGGCAAAGTCGTCGGCCTGCAAGTCACGGATCTCCGCGAACACACCATGGAACTTCGTTGCCTCGTCAGCAGTCGCAACAGCAGCGAGAACTTCGATCTGCGCTGCACCGTGCGCGAGGAGATGATGACGTTCGTGCGTGAGAACTACCCAGATGCATTTCCCACAGCGCGCTTCCTGGCACGCCCAAAAGACCAGCCCAGCCAGTTTGAGATACCGGCGCCTACGGCATAA
- a CDS encoding DUF1003 domain-containing protein, whose product MAQQTELSSHLHKRPYSPLQEHPTALSHQHVQEHIDLIARHEQEFSEKRTAAERAGDVIAGFAGSMRFVVLHLVFFAGWILCNTLQRFQQWRFDPYPFAMLDTIVALEAILLASFILMRQQRMGRRSDEREHLMLQVLLLTEKETTALLQINREMAEKFGMYGVARDVDVAALSQETSIEQVAENIRENLTEEQ is encoded by the coding sequence ATGGCGCAGCAGACCGAATTGTCATCTCACTTGCACAAGCGGCCATATTCGCCGTTGCAGGAGCACCCTACCGCCTTGTCACACCAGCATGTGCAGGAACACATTGACCTGATCGCGCGACACGAGCAGGAGTTCTCGGAGAAGCGGACCGCTGCCGAACGGGCTGGCGATGTTATCGCCGGATTTGCCGGGAGTATGCGATTTGTCGTCCTGCACCTGGTCTTTTTCGCTGGCTGGATTCTGTGCAATACACTGCAGCGCTTTCAGCAATGGCGGTTCGATCCCTATCCGTTCGCGATGCTGGACACGATCGTGGCGCTTGAGGCGATTCTGCTGGCGAGTTTCATCCTGATGCGACAACAACGCATGGGTCGCCGCTCCGATGAGCGCGAGCACCTGATGCTGCAAGTACTGCTGCTAACGGAAAAAGAGACCACGGCGCTGCTGCAAATTAACCGCGAGATGGCGGAGAAGTTTGGCATGTACGGTGTGGCACGCGATGTCGATGTGGCTGCGCTGAGCCAGGAAACCTCCATTGAGCAAGTGGCGGAGAATATCCGCGAGAACCTTACCGAAGAGCAGTGA